The DNA sequence TATTTTCAACCCGTGGAATTGCAGGAATTCAAGGTACCGAAAGTGCAGTTTGCAGTAGAAGGATTAATGGGCACTTCTGCCATTACCATGAATCAGAAAAATCTGAACTTTGACGGTGACGCCCTGTTTTTGGGCTATGCCACACCCGATGAATTCAAAGAGTCCCTCGTCAAAGGCAAAATCATTTTAACCTTTTCAGGTACAAAAACTGACCAAAGTATTGGAGCCGCAATGAAGCAATACCAAATACTGGAAGCCGCTGCAAAAAAAGCCGGCGCCAAAGCTCTGGTACAGATTTTCAGGGGGGCAGTGACTGACTGGCATAAGCTTGACCATTATTTCAACAGCCCAAAAATGGTCGTTAAAGGACAGGTGCCGAGGGTAAGAAATGATTTCACCTCGATTTTCGTGCATGAAAACGACCAGCCTTTTCACGGCATCCTGGGGCAGTATTACAAAGTACAGCTGAAGGTGGATGCTTCTGGGCTACACATGGTTCAGGATGTTCCAGCAAAAAATATCATTGGGATTGTGGAAGGAACAGACAGCAAGCTGAAGAATGAATATGTTATTTATACGGCCCACTATGATCACCTTGGTCTGGGAGAAAAAAATGCAGAGGGCGATTCCATTTACAATGGCGCAAGAGATAATGGTGCCGGCGTACTTTCCGTGCTGAATGCGGCTGCTTATCTGGCCAAACACCCCACCAAAAGATCGGCAATGTTCCTCTTTCTGACAGGCGAAGAGAAAGGCTTGCTCGGAAGTCAGTATTATGTTGAAAACCCAGTGATTCCACTAAAGCAATGTGTCTATGTGATGAATAATGACAATGGCGCCTGCAACGATAAAAGCATTATTACGATTGTAGGGCTGAACCGCACCACGGCAACGCCTCACTTCCTGAAGGCAGGAAAAACCTATGGACTCAAACCTATGGGTGACCCTACCAAAGAGGGCCTTTTCAGAAGATCTGACAATATTTCCTTTGCTGAAAAGGGGATTCCTGCCCCAACACTCAGCTTAGGCTTTACAGGTTTTGATGAAACGGTGATGCATTATTACCATCAGACCGACGATAATCCCGCAACCATTGACTATGATTACCTGACTAAATTTGTGCGAACTTATATTTACGCTGGCGCACTGATAGGCAACGACAAAAAAACACCTGAATGGACCGTTGGCGACCCGTATTTTAAAGCGGGGCAAAAATTGTATCAACCATAAAGGCTGACAATGCAAAATAAAAAAGGGGCTGTCGCATGACGCTTTTCATAAATCAAGACACCAGATCATCTTTATTCACGCTTCAATTTCCTCCGCACAAACTCCATATCTATTTTAAAAACCCTCTTTGGGAAAATGTCCCATTAGGACAATTTAAAACAGCTTCGGCTTATGGCTCAGCGAAAAACGACGGAATAAAACTGGTGACTAATTACGAAAAACGAATAATGCAACAGCCCCTTTTACCTATACTCTGAATATCTTAATCCAAAGCCTCCACAATCAAATTGTGGTTGGTATAAATACAAATATCTGCAGCAATGTGCAACGACTCCTCTACCATCTCTTTGGCCGTGAGGTTTGGCGCGTGTTTTTTCAAAGCCAATGCCGCCGACTGCGCATACATTGACCCTGAGCCAATCGTTGCCACACCATTATCTGGCTCCAGCACATCACCCGTTCCGCTGATCACTAAAACCTCTTCTTTATTGGCGACAATCATCATGGCTTCGAGGCGGCGCAAATAGCGATCCATTCGCCAGTCTTTGGCCAGCTCAATCGCTGCACGTTTCATATTGCCTTTAAAAGCCCCAAGTTTTTCATCAAAGCGCTCCATAAGCGTGAAAGCGTCGGCAGTAGAACCTGCAAAGCCCAGAACAATCTTGCCATCCTGTAATTTACGGATCTTGCGAACGTTGCTCTTGGCCACCGTATTACCCATCGTCGCCTGACCATCGGCACCGATCGCTACCTGACCATTATGCACAACGGCACATACCGTTGTTGATTTTATTTTTGGTAAACTCATGTTTTTCTTTTTTTATTTAACCAAAGCCATAGCATTGGCTTAACAGACATCACCTATTGCAATAGGTTGATGTGTTGGTTTAATGAATTCTTTCAGCAACTAAAAAAACCGCATATTTTCGCTCCCCAAAAGACCGCTTCATGCCACAATTTTCAAGTCAAAAACTGTGGAAATATGTATCATCCGTGGATCGAAAAACAGGGTTGAGCACCGCAGACGGTGCCCCCACAATTATCGGTTGTTTATTTAAACTTGCCCTTGAGCATCGCTAATTTGGCTTGCAAATCGCCGTCGGCAGATTGCTCCTGACGATTACTCCCCTGGCGTCCTCGTGGTCTTTCATTATTACGACCTTGATTGCGCCCTTGTTGCCCACTTCTTTCGTTGTTTCGCTGTCCCGATCTTTGACCACCACGCGAAGGTTTTTCATTGCTGAAAGGATCCGACTTCATCGACAAACCAATACGTTTGCGGCCTTCATCCACCTCCATAACCGTAACCGTTACCTGCTGATGAACCTTCACCACTTTAGAAGGGTCATCGACAAATTTATCCGACAGATGACTAACGTGCACCAGGCCATCCTGATGTACCCCAACATCTACAAAAGCACCAAAAGCAGTAATATTGGTCACAATACCTGGAAGTTTCATACCCATTTTCAGGTCCTTGATTTCCGAGACATTTTCATCAAAAGAAAAAGCTTCAAACTGCTCACGCGGGTCACGGCCCGGCTTGTCAAGCTCCTGAATAATATCCTCAAGCGTTGGCATACCCACCGTTTCAGAAACATAGTTTTTCAGCACAATCTGCTTGCGCAAAGCGGCATCTTCCATCAGTTGCTTCACCGAAACCCCCAAATCTTTGGCCATCTGCTCCACGAGTTTGTAGCGCTCAGGGTGAACCGCTGAACTGTCCAAAGGATTTTTGGAATCGCGTACGCGCAAGAATCCTGCCGCCTGCTCGTAAGCCTTTGGCCCAAGGCGAGGGACGCTTTTCAATGCCGAGCGGTTCGCAAAAGCCCCGTTCTCATTTCGGTATTTAATGATATTCTCCGCCAGGGAAGGTCCAAGGCCAGAAACGTAAGTCAGCAATTCTTTTGAAGCGGTATTCAGCTCTACCCCAACGGCATTTACACAAGAGGAAACCGTATCGTCAAGGCCTTTCTTAAGGAGGGACTGATCCACATCGTGCTGATACTGGCCAACACCAATGGATTTGGCATCAATTTTCACCAATTCCGCCAATGGGTCCATCAAACGGCGACCAATAGAAACAGCACCACGAACCGTAATATCATGGTCAGGGAATTCCTTCCGAGCCACTTCCGAAGCAGAATAAATAGAGGCGCCACTCTCGTTCACCACTACCACCGTTACGTTCGGGATTTTCAGTTTTTTAACAAAGGTTTCCGTTTCGCGGGAAGCCGTTCCGTTGCCGATTGCGATGGCTTCCACATGGTATTTTGCAGCCCAGGCCATCACGGTTTGCTCCGCTTCAATTTTCTGACGTTGCCCACCAGTAGGAAAAATGACCGTGTGGTCTTCCAGTTTACCCTGTGCGTCAAGCATCACCACTTTACAGCCTGTACGGAAGCCTGGGTCAATCGCCAGAACACGCTTCTGCCCCAAAGGAGAGGCCATCAGTAATTGGGCAATATTCTCCCGAAAAACGCGAATGGCTTCCTCATCCGCCGACAACTTGGTGGTCATGCGGATCTCCGTTTCCATAGACGGGCGCATCAAGCGTTTGTAGGCATCGCGGGTGGCCTGTTGTTGCTGCTCCCCAACGGCGCCTCCGCGGGTAACGAACATTTTCTCGAGGGTGAAAATCGCATCCCCTTCCTCAGGTGTAGATTCCAGGGTAATAATTTCCTCTTTCTCCGCACGGCGCATGGCCAAAATACGGTGAGAAGGTGCCGACTTCAAGTCTTCATCCCACTCAAAATAATCTTTATATTTTTCTCCGGCAGCTTCTTTCCCAGGAATCACACGGGCATGGAATCGCCCAGATTTCTGGAACAGCTCACGAATTTCGGCACGGGCTTCCTGGTCTTCATTCACCCACTCGGCCATAATATCCCTTGCACCGGCCAATGCGGACTCAAGATCTTCTACGCCTTTTTCTTCATCAATGAAGGTTTGCGCCAAAGCCTCAAGGTCAAATTCTTCCTCTCCGAAAATCTTTTCCGCCAAAGGCTCAAGCCCCTTCTCGCGTGCAATGGTCGCACGGGTTCGGCGTTTAGGTTTGAAGGGCAAATAAATGTCTTCGAGTGCCGACATGGTTTCAGCCTCCATCAGCTGAGCGCGCAGTTCATCCGTCAATACTTCCAAATCCGTCATCGACTTCAAAATAGCCTCACGGCGCTTATCAAGCTCCCGAAGTTGCTCCATCCGATCCCTCACCGAGGCGATCTGCACTTCATCAAGTGTGCCGGTAACTTCCTTTCGGTATCGAGCAATAAAAGGTACCGTCGCACCTTCATCCAACAAGTTTGCCGTATTGGCCACCTGTTGTTCTGATATATTTAACTCCTGCGCAATGGTCAGGAAATATTGTTTTGACATGTTGGTATTTTTGAATGCTTAGTTTGCAAAAATAACCAAAAGGGGCAATGGTCAAAATCTTCATGCACAGTATTGCCTCAGAAATATTCGTTTTATGAGAAGTGTCGGTATGAAAAACACCCCGCTCAGGGCGAATTTTGCCTGTTAACCACGCGATAAATCCTGAGGTGAGATTTTTTTCCCAATGAGGTACCTTCCCGAGCTAAAAAGGTCAATATTGGTCTTTTGGCGGACGCCCAAAACCACATAATCTTCCTTAATTTGCTGAAAAGAATAAAATGATGACCACCCTCGACCGACTAAAAAAACATTGGCAGAATATCCTGATCGGGATTTTCTTTGTCCTGATGCTCGTGCTTCCTTCATTTAGAATGTTTGTTTCCAGTAATTTTCAGCGACTGTTACTGCAATCGAGGATTCTTCAGCCTGAAGAAGTACAGGCTTCCGCAGCCCTGCCGAGGGTTCCCTATCAGTGGAGCATCACCGATCAGGCAGGAAAAGAAGTGCCCATGAGCCAATTCGAAGGAAAAACAATCTTTCTGAATTTTTGGGCGAGCTGGTGCCCTCCCTGCGTGGCTGAGCTACCGGATATTTTGTCGCTGATGGAAAAAACTGACCGTTCAAAAGTCGCCTTTATTCTCCTGAATATGGACCGGAAACCCGAAGCCCTTGAGCGGTTCATGAAAAAGAAAGGCTATGATTTTCAGTATTACCGCATGCATTCCCCGCTGCCAGAGCTCCTGCAAAGCCAGTCATTGCCGACCACTCACATTATATCTCCCGAAGGGAAATTGCTGACCACCAAAAAGGGCATGGCCTATTATGATACGGAGCACTTTAAAAATTACCTTGAAAACGGGGGAAGATAGTCTTTAACAAGAAAGAACAGCTTTTTCAGCAGGGATCAAGGGCTTATTTTTGCGAAATCGGTGTTTTTATACCATTATTGCAAAGAGGACCATCATTGCTACTGTGTCAGTAAAAATAAAAAATCTAACCCGAACATTTGGCCAACAAAAGGCGGTCAATAATATTTCCTTCGAGGCGCATCCTGGGGAAATCCTGGGATTTCTCGGCCCGAACGGTGCGGGGAAATCCACCACCATGAAAATCGCCACAGGCTACCTGAGCCCTACCGAAGGCACCGTGGAGGTTTGTGGGATTGATGTGGTGAAACACCCCCTGAAGTCGCGATCAAAAATTGGCTACCTGCCCGAAAGCAACCCGCTGTACTATGAAATGTATGTGCATGAATACCTGCGTTTTGCCGGAAAGCTACACGGCTTGAAGGGCCCCTATCTATCCAAAAGAATCCATAAGGTGATTTCCCTTTGTGGGCTGGAGCGGGAGCAGAACAAAAAAATCGGTCAGCTTTCAAAAGGCTATAAACAGCGCGTGGGGCTTGCTCAGGCGTTTATTCATGACCCAGAGGTGCTTATTCTTGATGAGCCCACCACAGGCCTTGACCCCAACCAGTTGATTGAAATTCGGCAACTGATAAAAACGGTCGGCAAAGATAAAACGGTAATCTTTTCCTCCCATATTATGCAGGAGGTTCAGGCACTTTGCGACCGAGTGATTATCATTGATCAGGGAACAGTACTCACCGACCACCCCATTGATCAGCTTCAATATAAAGCCGACGAACAACATATATTACTGGAAACACAATTTGAGGCCGACCTCTCCCCGATTCAGGAAATAGATGGTGTGGATCAGATCGAGGAAATTTCTCCTTTGAATTACCGCATCATTGCACATAGCAATCAGGATTTGCGCTACTTCATTTTTAAAGTTTGCGCACAACAGAACATCCCCTTGGTGGGGCTTGCTCAGGAAAAATGGTCCATAGAAAAAACTTTTCAGGCCCTTACAGCACATTAATACGGAGTGGCTATTTGCCCACAGATTAGGCAGATATTCACAGATCATTTTTTCGGTCCATCACTATTTCGGGCATCTCGCCTGGAATCGCCCAATGGTTGCAGGCTTTAATGCTTGACTCAAATCCCCCTTTCAATAGAAGAGGACAAACCAAAATAAGGTAAAACTAACTATAAATCATGCTTCAGATATTTGCTAAAGAAGTAAAAAATTTCCTCAGCTCCCTGATTGCCTATATGGTGATGGGGGTGTTTCTGGTCATCACCGGGCTGATCGTCTGGGTTTTCCCCGAAACGAACGTCCTCAGTTATGGCTATGCTGAACTTGGCCCGCTTTTCAATCTTGGCCCCTATGTACTGATGTTCCTCATTCCAGCCATTTGCATGCGCACATTTGCTGAAGAAAAGAAAACAGGAACCCTTGAGCTTTTGCTTACCAAACCCCTGAGCGACCTGCAAATCATCTTGGGGAAATTCACCGCCTCCTGGTTCCTGGTGCTTTTGGCCATCCTGCCCACGAGCATTTATTGCTACTCCCTTTACCACCTGGCATCACCTGTGGGCAACATTGATTCCGCAGGCATAACAGGCTCCTATTTTGGGCTGATCCTCCTGGCGGGCGTATTCACAGCCTTTGGCGTACTGGCTTCCTCCATTTCCGAAAATCAGATTATCGCCTTTATTTTGGCTGTTTTTATGTGTTTCATGATGTATGCTGGCTTTGATTCGATCAGTAACATCAACATCTGGAGCGATTATTCCCCTATCATTGCACAATTGGGTTTACTGTCCCATTATCAGGGAATGAGTAAAGGACTGATCGATTCGAGAGATCTGTTTTATTTTTTAACAGCTATGATCGTTGCTTTGCAACTGACACGCATGAGCCTTGGAAGTAGAAAATGGTAGATTTTAAAAAGAAATTCCACAGTCTAAAAGTCAGAGATATTCTGATTACTTTGATTGTCATTATGCTGGCCACCAACCTGAATCTGCTGGTGAGCAAGCACTTTTTTCAGGTGGACCTGACCTCAGAGGGACGTTACACCCTTAGTAATGCCACAAAAAATATTCTTAAAAAGCTGGATGATATCGTGTATGTCGATGTGTACCTCGATGGTGATTTCCCGGCAGGATTCAAGCGCCTGCAAACCAGTATCGAGGAAACGCTTGACGTTTTTCATTCTTATGCAGGGGATAAAATCCAGTACCGATTCATTGACCCTTCTTCAGCAAAAAGCAGCCGGTCAAAAAACGAGTATTATCAATACCTGGCCAATATGGGCATTCAGCCCACCAATATCCATGCGACGGAAAATGGCAAGAAGATCGAAAAAATCATCTTCCCGGGGGCTATTATTTCCTACGGCGGTAAAGAGCTCGGCGTCATGCTTTTTAAGGGCAACAAATCAGCGCCACCGCAGGAGCGTCTAAATCAGTCGGTGGAAGGAGTGGAATATGAACTGATTTCGAGTATAAAAAAACTGACACAACGAAAGCGCAAGCATGTGGCGATTTTGAGCGAAGACAGTCATATTCGTCCCAATGAATTGGCGGGGCTTCAGGCATGTCTGAAAGACAACTACGAGCTCACCATTTCCACCCTGCAACAGTTACCAAACCTGATGCCTTTCGATGCCGTGCTATTACTCCGTCCGAAATCCAGCTACATTCCACGTCAGGAATATGAACTTGACCAATATGTAATGAATGGTGGTAAACTGCTCGTTTTTGGCGAAGGGTTTAAAATTGATACCGACAGCCTTAAATCAAGCGGACGCGCCTTCGCCACGCCTATTCAGGGCGGTATTGACAATTTGCTTTTCAAGTGGGGCATCAAAAAAGATGGCAACATCATTCAGGACCTGAATGCCGGAACCTACCCGATAGTTACCGGAAATATGGGAGATCAGCCTCAAATTCAGCTGATGCCTTTCCCCTATTATCCATTGATCAATCAGTTTGGGAAAAACCCGATTGTCAATAACCTTGACGCCATCAAGATGGATTATGCCTCGGCACTGGATACCGTGAAAGTTGCCGGAATCCGAAAAACGCCACTGATGTTTTCATCACCATATTCACGGACCGTTCAGGCTCCGGTACTTATTGAATTGACCAATATGCGTGGGCAAATTGACCCGAAGAAATTTAATCAGGGGCCCTTCGCTACAGCTTATCTTTTGGAGGGGAAATTCACCTCTATTTATAAAGACCGGTTCCTGCCGGGCTTTGCCAATTCAAAAACTTTCAAAGCGGAAACCGCCGACAACAAAATAATGGTGGTAGGTGATGCCGATATTTTGCTGAACAAAATCAACCCCCGAGATGGGCAGCCGGTTCCGCTTGGGGTAGATCCGTACAGTCAGCAGGATTACGCCCATGCCGATTTTATTAAAAACAGCCTGAGTTATTTACTTGATGACAATGGGATTATTATCGCCAGAAACAAAACACTGAAAATCCGTCCGTTGGACAAGGTGAAGGTGCTCGAAGAACAGACCTTCTGGCAGACCCTCAACATTGCCTTGCCAGTACTTTTGATACTCCTCCTTGGAGTGATATGGTATTTTGTCCGTAAACAACGCTATTCAAAATTTTAATCCATGCGTACCAACACACAATTACTGATCATACTTATTGGGCTGATCGCCTGGCTGGTGATTGACCTGACGATGGATTTCGGTAAAAAAACCGAATTTGCCAATTTACAGGAATTTGCCGTAACGGATACTGCCGACATTCAGTCCATCACGATCCAAAACCAACAACAGGTGTCCTATCTCAAAAGGGAACAAAACTCCTGGACGATCAACAATAAACCTGCTGAAGATGGCATGATTAAGGTGCTCCTGAGCATTTTGCATCAGGTAGAAGTAAAGCGACTGGTGCCTAAAAATGAAGTTCAGCAGGTCAATGCCACTTTGCAGAAAAGGGGAATTCAGGTAACTGTAAATACCGATGGCAAGGACTTTTCCTTTGTTACCGCTGGTAACCAGGACCGCACGGTTTCCTATGGCCAGATTGATGACCAAAGGCCAGCGACTCTTTACCTGCCAGGCTACAACAGTTATGTTACTGGAATTTTTGAGGTACAGCCCAACGATTGGCGACACCGCGCAATCTTCCGCAGCAGTGCCCATTCACTGAAATCTGTCACGGTTTCCTATCCGAACAATCCCGCTGAAGGCTTTACCATCCTGCCCGACGAACAAAAGTGGAAGGTGGATCACTACCCGGCAGCCGACCCGAAAAAAATCTTTGAATACCTCTCGCAATTTGGCTATTTTCAGGTGGATCAGTATATCGATAAAGGGCAGGTTCCTCAGGTGGATGAATTACTTCAAGGTGAGCCATCGCTTGTACTGACCATTGATGATATCAACCCTCAACAAAAGGGAACGCTCGAACTCTTTGAGACCCCTACCAAAGAAAAGCTGATGGCCGGTTTACTCAA is a window from the Persicobacter psychrovividus genome containing:
- a CDS encoding M28 family metallopeptidase, whose amino-acid sequence is MKKICFAIALLFCGMTSHAQKKSAIDAQVTPNILKGQMNFFAADELQGRDLGSVGIDIAARYLSTTMQSFGVSPYKEGKDGYFQPVELQEFKVPKVQFAVEGLMGTSAITMNQKNLNFDGDALFLGYATPDEFKESLVKGKIILTFSGTKTDQSIGAAMKQYQILEAAAKKAGAKALVQIFRGAVTDWHKLDHYFNSPKMVVKGQVPRVRNDFTSIFVHENDQPFHGILGQYYKVQLKVDASGLHMVQDVPAKNIIGIVEGTDSKLKNEYVIYTAHYDHLGLGEKNAEGDSIYNGARDNGAGVLSVLNAAAYLAKHPTKRSAMFLFLTGEEKGLLGSQYYVENPVIPLKQCVYVMNNDNGACNDKSIITIVGLNRTTATPHFLKAGKTYGLKPMGDPTKEGLFRRSDNISFAEKGIPAPTLSLGFTGFDETVMHYYHQTDDNPATIDYDYLTKFVRTYIYAGALIGNDKKTPEWTVGDPYFKAGQKLYQP
- the hslV gene encoding ATP-dependent protease subunit HslV, with protein sequence MSLPKIKSTTVCAVVHNGQVAIGADGQATMGNTVAKSNVRKIRKLQDGKIVLGFAGSTADAFTLMERFDEKLGAFKGNMKRAAIELAKDWRMDRYLRRLEAMMIVANKEEVLVISGTGDVLEPDNGVATIGSGSMYAQSAALALKKHAPNLTAKEMVEESLHIAADICIYTNHNLIVEALD
- a CDS encoding Tex family protein; amino-acid sequence: MSKQYFLTIAQELNISEQQVANTANLLDEGATVPFIARYRKEVTGTLDEVQIASVRDRMEQLRELDKRREAILKSMTDLEVLTDELRAQLMEAETMSALEDIYLPFKPKRRTRATIAREKGLEPLAEKIFGEEEFDLEALAQTFIDEEKGVEDLESALAGARDIMAEWVNEDQEARAEIRELFQKSGRFHARVIPGKEAAGEKYKDYFEWDEDLKSAPSHRILAMRRAEKEEIITLESTPEEGDAIFTLEKMFVTRGGAVGEQQQQATRDAYKRLMRPSMETEIRMTTKLSADEEAIRVFRENIAQLLMASPLGQKRVLAIDPGFRTGCKVVMLDAQGKLEDHTVIFPTGGQRQKIEAEQTVMAWAAKYHVEAIAIGNGTASRETETFVKKLKIPNVTVVVVNESGASIYSASEVARKEFPDHDITVRGAVSIGRRLMDPLAELVKIDAKSIGVGQYQHDVDQSLLKKGLDDTVSSCVNAVGVELNTASKELLTYVSGLGPSLAENIIKYRNENGAFANRSALKSVPRLGPKAYEQAAGFLRVRDSKNPLDSSAVHPERYKLVEQMAKDLGVSVKQLMEDAALRKQIVLKNYVSETVGMPTLEDIIQELDKPGRDPREQFEAFSFDENVSEIKDLKMGMKLPGIVTNITAFGAFVDVGVHQDGLVHVSHLSDKFVDDPSKVVKVHQQVTVTVMEVDEGRKRIGLSMKSDPFSNEKPSRGGQRSGQRNNERSGQQGRNQGRNNERPRGRQGSNRQEQSADGDLQAKLAMLKGKFK
- a CDS encoding TlpA disulfide reductase family protein codes for the protein MMTTLDRLKKHWQNILIGIFFVLMLVLPSFRMFVSSNFQRLLLQSRILQPEEVQASAALPRVPYQWSITDQAGKEVPMSQFEGKTIFLNFWASWCPPCVAELPDILSLMEKTDRSKVAFILLNMDRKPEALERFMKKKGYDFQYYRMHSPLPELLQSQSLPTTHIISPEGKLLTTKKGMAYYDTEHFKNYLENGGR
- the gldA gene encoding gliding motility-associated ABC transporter ATP-binding subunit GldA → MSVKIKNLTRTFGQQKAVNNISFEAHPGEILGFLGPNGAGKSTTMKIATGYLSPTEGTVEVCGIDVVKHPLKSRSKIGYLPESNPLYYEMYVHEYLRFAGKLHGLKGPYLSKRIHKVISLCGLEREQNKKIGQLSKGYKQRVGLAQAFIHDPEVLILDEPTTGLDPNQLIEIRQLIKTVGKDKTVIFSSHIMQEVQALCDRVIIIDQGTVLTDHPIDQLQYKADEQHILLETQFEADLSPIQEIDGVDQIEEISPLNYRIIAHSNQDLRYFIFKVCAQQNIPLVGLAQEKWSIEKTFQALTAH
- the gldF gene encoding gliding motility-associated ABC transporter permease subunit GldF, giving the protein MLQIFAKEVKNFLSSLIAYMVMGVFLVITGLIVWVFPETNVLSYGYAELGPLFNLGPYVLMFLIPAICMRTFAEEKKTGTLELLLTKPLSDLQIILGKFTASWFLVLLAILPTSIYCYSLYHLASPVGNIDSAGITGSYFGLILLAGVFTAFGVLASSISENQIIAFILAVFMCFMMYAGFDSISNINIWSDYSPIIAQLGLLSHYQGMSKGLIDSRDLFYFLTAMIVALQLTRMSLGSRKW
- the gldG gene encoding gliding motility-associated ABC transporter substrate-binding protein GldG; translation: MVDFKKKFHSLKVRDILITLIVIMLATNLNLLVSKHFFQVDLTSEGRYTLSNATKNILKKLDDIVYVDVYLDGDFPAGFKRLQTSIEETLDVFHSYAGDKIQYRFIDPSSAKSSRSKNEYYQYLANMGIQPTNIHATENGKKIEKIIFPGAIISYGGKELGVMLFKGNKSAPPQERLNQSVEGVEYELISSIKKLTQRKRKHVAILSEDSHIRPNELAGLQACLKDNYELTISTLQQLPNLMPFDAVLLLRPKSSYIPRQEYELDQYVMNGGKLLVFGEGFKIDTDSLKSSGRAFATPIQGGIDNLLFKWGIKKDGNIIQDLNAGTYPIVTGNMGDQPQIQLMPFPYYPLINQFGKNPIVNNLDAIKMDYASALDTVKVAGIRKTPLMFSSPYSRTVQAPVLIELTNMRGQIDPKKFNQGPFATAYLLEGKFTSIYKDRFLPGFANSKTFKAETADNKIMVVGDADILLNKINPRDGQPVPLGVDPYSQQDYAHADFIKNSLSYLLDDNGIIIARNKTLKIRPLDKVKVLEEQTFWQTLNIALPVLLILLLGVIWYFVRKQRYSKF
- a CDS encoding DUF4340 domain-containing protein, with the translated sequence MRTNTQLLIILIGLIAWLVIDLTMDFGKKTEFANLQEFAVTDTADIQSITIQNQQQVSYLKREQNSWTINNKPAEDGMIKVLLSILHQVEVKRLVPKNEVQQVNATLQKRGIQVTVNTDGKDFSFVTAGNQDRTVSYGQIDDQRPATLYLPGYNSYVTGIFEVQPNDWRHRAIFRSSAHSLKSVTVSYPNNPAEGFTILPDEQKWKVDHYPAADPKKIFEYLSQFGYFQVDQYIDKGQVPQVDELLQGEPSLVLTIDDINPQQKGTLELFETPTKEKLMAGLLNHQQIVLIDKKRVTGIFKKKQDFKADSSK